A region of the Conger conger chromosome 6, fConCon1.1, whole genome shotgun sequence genome:
CAGCATAAACTGCATCCACATGCTAAGCTTTCCACTGTCTGGTTTACCATGCACTTGACTACAGCGTCAACAGagaattgcattcaaatttgCAATCCGTTTGTTTGTTGTTAATTTACATTGGGTTAATTGAATCCTTTGCCAGATTAAGTGACTTTTTTATCTTGTGTAGGTCGTATAAAAGTGTAAGTATTTGTGAGTACAGGGCACACAGAATTCCCCATAAGGTCACTGCTGTGTTATCTCATCTGCTACAGCATCAGAACAACCACTGAGAGAGTAAGACATGCACGTTGATGCACGTGCACCATTCATATCGCCTGCAGGGGGTtagtccagtgttaattcagtttatgagtacatatgagtccaacTGGGACTGTGCGTACTCAGAAATAGTTGATTCAATGCTTAGCAATTTACTGTCCCTTGACTTGTGTCTTGGGCATTTAAGCGATCTGAACCTGAATACATTTCCACCCTGCTATTTTATCACCAGCCAATCGTATAGCTGAGATTAGCACAGCTTCATCCATTCCATTgatgattttaagtctcatcttatttctgtttttgtttattttgtccttattttctgtttttattattttaatctgCATATCaaattttgtttgtattttaccAAGGGCAAAGTATTACCTTTTGTTTCCACTTTCAAGCACGTTAAGCTAATAAGCTGCTCCTTGTATAAAAGTTTctcaatgaataaaaaaagtttttaaaaaaaatgtatttgtgctcTGTCCCTCACCGCAGTGCCTGTCAGCGAATGACATTTTATCTGAGTATGGCTTTAGCAACCTCAGCGAGCTGAGTGCAGGTCATTTGGAGAGAATTTGCCCTGCCCTTCTGAACCAGGCTGTTCTGCCCCCCTGTCCCATCAATGCGCCCGTCACAGAGGAACCCCTGCATGCCCACGGTGAGGCCTTGCTTCATTATatccaaaaatgaaatgtatttatatattcaaatataacTCCAGTTGAATagttacactcagtgagcgctttattaggtagacctctacgccagctttttaatgcaaatatttaatcggccaatcatgtggcagcaactatatgcatacaagcatgcagaggttcagctgtttttcagaccagaatggggaagaaatgtgatctaagtgactttgaccatggaatgattgttggtgtcagacatggtggtttgagtatctcagaaactgctgatctcctgggattttcacgcacaacagtctctagagtttgcagagaatggtgcgaaaaacaaaaaaacatccagtgaacaggaGTTCTGCGGgtagaaacgcattgttaatgagagaggtgactggaaggtgacagtaatgcaaataattacacataacatcagtagtatgcagaagaacatctctgaacacacaatgcatcaaacctctaagtggataggctacagcagcagaagacttaataagtctaatgaatacctaataaagtgatcactgagtgtatatatggaacagaaataaaacagtaaaacaaacagTAGTTGGAATCTTTTCCAAACTTAAACACGCATTGCCAAGGACTCTGCTGTGATTTCTGCATGGATGCACAATGTGTTCTTTTGTGGTCTTTCAGCTCGGTGAAATGATCTGATGGCGTATACGTGATTCCTCTTGAACTTATATAAACTCTGTAAGAGTTAAAATAGCTCTGAACTTTTTTACTGTATTGTAATAGAATATCAACAAGGtgccacagtaaaatgtccagtgttaagtCAACTTTCACAATAGGGTCCATATGTATTCTGTATTGATTTAACACTTTTTCTGTATGCCTTCAATGATTAAATAATGACAGAAAATCAGTTTTACAACATGTTCTGATAAATCCATAGAGGTATTTTGAAGTGACAGATTTTGAAGTTTTGGAATTTTATTGATTTGTTACTCCTCCTGATATTATATGTTTATCCACCATGAAATAATAAACCACAGCCTTTACCAATGACCATGAAGTAAATAAATTGATATCTGAAAACAGACTTTTCtagacatgttttgttttgatgttgttgttttctttttcatttttattctgggATGGCAAAAACACAAGTGGAAAGGGCTATCAGACTTGCAAGTAGGGAGTTGCAATAATCTAGtcttgttgattgtactcttcaagggttctgaatttctgtatgttcacactaggactcggaacagtactgtcctctcaggtcaacttttgcacttgttcttgtgtttgatttgcacttagttgtacgtcgctctggataagagcgtctgctaaatgccacgtaatgtaatgtaatgtagtctggAGATTACCTTAGCCTGGACGAGTAGCTGTGTGGAGTACGTGGTCAGGTATGGTCGGATCTTCCTGATGTTATTGAGAAAGAATCTGCAGGAGTGGGCAGGCACTGTAGTACCATCAATGGTGAAAGTCAATTGAGTGGTGTCTATGGTACCTTTCTGGTGTCTGTGCATAGTGTACAGTAAGTCTATTTTGAGAAGAAGCAAGTGTTACCACTAGTGTTGCCACAGAGGGGATGGTTTCTAAATCCTTTAGATTGAAACTGCTCCAGCCTAATCATGGCCTGATAGTGACTGACAGGCCATGATTAACTGCATTTCGGCAGTTGGACTTGGAACCCGAAGGATTCGTGTTCAAATCTCAAGTAGAATTCTTACTTTTAAAAGATTGAAATTAATTGAGCAGTATCCCTTTGGGCTGAAAGATATTTAGTACCAACTTCCTAGTTCCAATGGGAATTCATTGATCACCACACTAACATTTTGTGTATCATATATATAGTCCCCtcaaaatgtattggaacagcaaggccaattcctatgtttttgcaatacactgaatagatttggggttgagataaaaagatgaacacgcgACAAGAGTAGAATTATTTTCAGGTTTGGTGTTTTTCGTTCTCTAGTTTTTGTCTAAGTGCCTAGCGTTTCCGGgctttgttaccctctgtgcccACTGTGCCtgtgtagtctgtctgtcagttaaTTTCACGCCATTCATTAGTTTCACCattgtttcacttcctgattgtttcccacacctgattgccatttccctcttgttacctgtgttatAAAAACCCTTTTGTTTGTCTAGTTCGTCGCCAGATTGGTATGTGTCCTGACCATACTGTCCAGCATTATATTCTGATTGATACCTGTTACgatctattttttgttttcgacTTCTGCATTTAGCTTTTCCCGTCTGTCTAGTTTTGAACTGCTGTTTAtcgacctgtttttgtttttcaacttCTGTCTTTGGATTCTGTTCTTGTCTGCTCTGCCCGCTCTTTACCGAACCGTCGCCTGTGACTACGACTTCGCTTTGGATTACCCTTgatatatctgtttgctggtgtattgaCCCTTTGGCTGGACACTGTATAACATACTGCCTATTCCCTGCTATTCCCGTTTGCTGGCTATCGAACCCCCCCTGTCTGACCTGCCATTTTTACAATAAAGACTTTGAACGGAAAGCTACACCTTGGTCTTGCTACTGGGTATTTAcacctaatgaagtcctttgttgtgttggcagtgtgctttgggtcattgtcttgctgcatgatgaagttcctcccaattagtttggactcatttctccataagttggcagatGTTTCCTtcctgacagtaatgcaagtaactacacattacaacagtggtatgtagaagagcatctctgaacacacaacctctaagcggattggctacagcagcagaagaccaataagtcaaaaaaaaaagtaataaatacataataaagtgctcactgagttaaTATGTGGAGTGCTTAAATAGCTGATGCTATGAGAACTTACGTACATTTTATTGCACCTATGTATCTTGGTAGTTTTATTATGTAATGATTTTACTGCTAATGACCTATTTATTAGTAGCCATTCTGTTTCTGTATAGAGCTTAAACTTTAGTCAGTTGTGTCTGTGCCAGATAATTAACAGAACATTGTCACTGTGCCTGTGCATTAGAGTTGCATCATGGGCCATTATTTGATAATAAGTATATCAGATTAACCATATCAGATTAAGTGAGGAAATTGAAAAGCAGAAACGGTGACCAATAATTTCTTGGCATGTACCTATCATCATCTACCATTAGCAATAATTCCACCCCCCTACACTATCTCAACTTCTACTCATGATTTctgcttgtaaaaaaaatctatctgTCTAGTGTGGTAAATGGTAAGCATTTaaatagtgcctttatccaaagcgctgtacaattgatgcttctcattcactcattcatacatgcactcacacaccaacggcgatcaactgccatgcaaggtaccaaccagctcgtcaggagcatttaggggttaggtgtcttgctcagggacacttcgacacacccagggtggaatctTATTGTGAGCCACTGACCTACCAGTGCCTTTGTGTAAAACAACTCTGATAAGAGTACTTTTTACTCTGTCATATAAACTCTGTATGAGTTTGACAAACACTGTATTCTACTGTCTACTTGCCCTCGCCTTCAACATCCTTGAACCAAATATCAATTGCATTCTTTCATTCTTCTTGCCATAATTTAGTTTTGAAGTGGAAGAAAGCAGTGCTTTTGTGCAATAAACTTGATCGTACTCTGATACAGGGGCAAAGTGTATGTCAGCGTTATCTAAGCTTGTTGCATGGGCTGCTGGAGCCTGGTTTCGTACACTAGCCGTACTCAGTGAAACGCCTGCTGGGGGACAATCCTCCATTAGAGTTTGCCCTGTGGAATGTGATTACCATCTGGGCTGGGGGAAGAAGAGTGACTGGTATGCAGCTTGGCAGCACTGATGTTTCCATGGAAATGCACATACGCCTCTTAGCAGCAGAGATTGGTCACTTTTGTGCAGTGGGAAGAGCTGAGCTTTACTCTAATTGGAAGAATCAGGGGTAGGAGGATGTCCTTCAGGTTTTGGGTGTCTGTCTTGGCATGATCAGTTTTTCAGTGGCCTCCTAGTTTCAGTTCGTAGTTGTCCAACAATCCCCTGTGCTTACTACAGTACTGTAGTGTTTATATTTTACCAAGGGCGAAGCATGGTCTTTTGTCTCAGCTTTTAACCACATCAAGGTACATGTGACAGACTGGATCCTTATGTGGATATTCACTTGTATGCCAGGCTATGTTCCATTCAAAGGCCTATTATAGTAGTTCTGGACATTGGACTGATTGATGTTAATAATTCATCGGACTGCAGACTTGAAGGGCTTTGCCTTAAACGAACTGGGACTATATAATTTACGCAAACTCTAAGCAGACACCAGGTCCGCCAGCCGTAGTTCCTATGGCATATCTTATCAGTGGTGTGGGCTGTTGGCATGATGACTGACAACAGTGTCTTCCAGGGTTAATACAGTAGGTTGTGGGTGAGGAATGTTCCCCAGGGTAGCTGTAAAGGGCCACCTCTGTCTCCCCCTTCCCCAGATGTCTGGGGATTTGGGGTCTTGGCGGTCACCATTATTAATCTGGCTGCACTACTTGGTCTGGCACTCATCCCCTTCACCAAGAAGCCCTACTTCCCCAAGGTGCTGACCTATTTCATTGGCCTGGCCATCGGCACCCTCTTCTCCAATGCTGTGCTGCAGCTCATCCCAGAGGTGAGAGGACCAATATATGACCATATATAACTATCTtcctcacaacaagaaggtcaTGGGTTTGAGCCCTACCTCGGTCTTtctatgtggagtttgcatgttttccccgtgtttgtgtgggtttcctctgggtactccagtttcgtcccacagtccaaagacatgcaggttagggactacggatgaaaatgagctcattagttaaccctggcacatttacattgatgtggaaactgaaaatgtgtattAATGTGCTCTGTCTCTggtaaatcaataaaatactaCTAATTAACAGCTCAACAagctctctagctgttgaatgaggtgcacaTTGTTAGagttagagtgaaaacctacaggatggtagaacTCCCGATTGTTCCAGGACACATTAATCTGATATCATATGTAATTCTGTATTAGAACAGTAATTCAGTGTCATAATGTGTACAGGGACacagtcatttcatttcacaaacaTTTTGTGTCATAATATGTGCAAGGACACCGACTTTTAATATCATGCTTAGGCTGAGCATTACCATATAGGTCACGTAGTTTATATATAAAATCATACATCAATTGTCATCTTGACATCAAGTAAAAATTATTCAgttattacagtattacagacTTAcacatgtttttctttgtttttctttttctcaaatGAGCAGGCCTTGGGGTTTGATCCAAAATCTGACAACTACACCGCGAAAGCCGTCGGAATATTTGGAGGATTCTATTTGCTTTTCTTCATAGAAAGAATACTGCAGATGGCACTAAAAATCCACACTgaggtttgtttctttgttgtcCCCATGGATTTTATGGAAAAATAGAGatataataattcaataaaaacacCTGCTGTTATGTGGAATATTTAAGTTAGTGGACTGACTGAACTAGGATTGAACCAGGAAATGAAGCAAGGCACCGTGCCCTGACTTCATCATAGCAAAATAACACATTCTGATTTGTTACATTATGAATAGAAGTTTTGGAAAATACTATTAATTAGTATAGCGCTTAGTGTATTTTGTCTTTGtaatttattcatgaaattCAGCTAACTTGGCCTCTTTGCTCAACTGCAAATAATATTTAAGGatgttccatgtttttttttccatttgatgTTGTGGAGTTTTGCCTTAACCAGGCAACTCTAAAGCAACCACTGCATAGAGAGCCATATACAGACAGACGTGagttcacatacagtacactctaAAGCAACCACTACATAGAGAGCCATATACAGACAGACGTGagttcacatacagtacactctaAAGCAACCACTACATAGAGAGCCGTATACAGACAGACGTGagttcacatacagtacactctaAAGCAACCACTACATAGAGAGCCATATACAGACAGATGTGagttcacacacagaacactctAAAGCAACCACTACATAGAGAGCCATATACAGACAGACGTGAGttcacatacagaaacactcTAAAGCAACCACTACATAGAGAGCCATATACAGACAGACGTGAGttcacatacagaaacactcTAAAGCAACAACTACATAGAGAGCCATATACAGACAGACGTGagttcacatacagtacactctaAAGCAACCACTACATAGAGAGCCATATACAGACAGACGTGAGttcacatacagaaacactcTAAAGCAACAACTACATAGAGAGCCATATACAGACAGACGTGagttcacatacagtacactctaAAGCAACCACTACATAGAGAGCCATATACAGACAGACGTGAGTTCATGTACAGAACACTCTAAAGCAACCACTACATAGAGAGCCATATACAGACAGACGTGAGTTCATGTACAGAACACTCTAAAGCAACCACTACATAGAGAGCCATATACAGACAGACGTGAGttcacatacagaaacactcTCTAGCAGAGCAAGGCAGTAAGTGAAGAGTATTAGTAAAGACGCATTGGCATTGTTGCAACACGCATTGATTGTGTTGGTATGATGTGTTCTTCTTAGCCTCTCTCTCGTTTCCCTCCCATGTTTTCAGCCTGCGCACAGTCACTTCAGTCCCCCAGATCAGCTCCAGAACGGGGATGTGGCGGGCAAAGTCGAAGTCATCGCCGTCACCAGCTTCAGCAATGTCAACAGTGACAAGGCCAGCATGACCTCTGAACTAGCAGAGCAGGTATCAGCCAGGCCCTTTCACCCACAAGTGAAGATGCAACAGGAAATCTCCACGTGGGTCTGCTCTTAGTTTCTGAAGCGTGATGTGCATCACATTTGTTTGTTGACAAAAATGTTGACAAAATTGGGTAAGGTAAACATAGTTTACCATACCCAAAGTGTAGGATGACGTGGATCACATTGGTTTGCAGATTAACATGTATGCCCTAGTTTGCCTTACCTAAAGTTTAGTTTCGCATGGAGAAATTCATTTCAACGGTATAACATCCTAAGATAAAAAGCTTACACTGAGCAGTTTTGAGCTGTTCTCAAAACTTGTTCTTCATTTTGAGTTGAGTATAAGTGCATGTCTAAATTACACCACACATAATTATCATTGTTGGAAGTTAGTACCAATCAGAATTAACTACTTATTGCTGACACACTGGCATATGGTAATACTGTCTTTTATAGAGACTTTTGTTGGCCTTTGTTTGTAGTCAAGAGAGATCTACTATATACCCTAAAGAAAAACTCAACTGTTTTCTGACAGCAATGCTACCCTGGTATGGACATCTCGTGGGCAGAAAGGGATTTGCTGGTATCGCTAAAATGAGATAGAGAAAGTAACATTAATGGGTAACAGGGGTGTGGGCGGGTTGAAGCTGACCTTGAAATTAAACACTCTTGGAATCACGGAAGGGCAAGTGAAACCATCTGAGAAACATTTTCCGTTTTCATGACGGTGCAGATGCTTGTGAGTTGCACTTGGCGCCTTTGAGCACTTTCCTCAAAATAGAGACTTTCTGACAACAGTCTTCATATCAGTTTCCGCAGCAGCAGAGGGTAACAgctggggagggaaggggggtcaGTGAACCTGTGTCACATGACCTGTACCACCGCTGTGCGTTTCCTCCGGTTTGAGCTCAAAACATGGATAAAAAAGAACCGCATTCCTATGCCTAATAAGTGAGGAGGGTTATTTCAAATGGTGTTGTCTGTGTAGTAGGAAACAGACTGTGGTCTGTACATAAGTTGAGCTGATGTATTTATGCCTGTCCTCAACAGACATGGTGCCCTTCGCACCTCTCTCCCCTGTGACTCTGATTTAAGAGGTCTCATTTAGTGTGCTTGACACCTTGAGAAAGGTCCAGAGTGGGCAGATAATCTGAATGAACACCAGCAGGTGACAGCTATACAATTCAATCAGCTCAAAGCTTTGGGTGGCTGTCATAACAACCAAGTATGCAGTTGATAGTCTATAATTTCCTTTTGCCAACACAATATGTTGATGGTTTTTAATAGAAGACTGGGTCATTACACCAGGCAGGGTCATGTACAGGGTGAGCCAGCTGCATTCAGCTGTATTCATCCAACCACAACATTCAGCTCttctcagaacacacaaacagacattcaCTGCAAACCGCAAGTCTGAAGGCTGTCTGAAAGAATAACATTGGAGCTGTATAATACAACTGTACAAAAAAACTTTCATGGGTCAGTATTTCGTTTTGTTGGTCTAGTTTTAATTGTGTAGCTTACAGTATTTATTGTGTGAAACAATAGCCGGGCACATACAGTCCAGTATTTTTTAAGTTGTCATGTGAAGTATGTACAGCACGGTCTACTGTGAGACTTTGAGATGTTCGTGTCTCTGCCAGGAAATGCACGTCACCACGGGAACCTGCCGCTGGCTCAGGGGGGAGCGTGTCTCCAAGATCAAGACGGTGGCGTGGATGATCACCCTGAGCGACGCCGTGCACAACTTCATCGACGGCCTGGCCATCGGGGCCTCCTTCACCGTGTCTCTGCTGACCGGCTTCAGCACCTCCATTGCCATCGTCTGCGAGGAGTTCCCTCACGAGCTGGGTAAGGACTGCGCCGTCCTGCTGGCCTCACTTTTACAGGGTTTCCATAGCAgccacattagctcaggaggtaagagcgcttatctggcagtcggagggttgtccgTTCGgtccccgccctgggtgtgtggaagcatccctgagcatgacacctaagccccaattgctcccaacgaGCTGATTGCATGGCAGTCTAGCTATATAAAGTTTATagatatataaatgcagtccatttaggAGAGGGCCTTAGAGATGAAGGATGTCTAAATCTGTGGAAACTCACTTTATAGGTTCTCTAAAGAGAAATATTGTGTACAGCTTGCCACGTTCACCACACGCGGGAGGAGTTCCTGTTTCAGGATTGTTGTGTGAGGGAGCCATGTAGGAAGTGGTAAATCTGATTGAACTTTCTGGCTATAACCCTGATTACAGTGTTTACAATGAGCTTTTGCTTGATCAAATTAGTTATCAACACAATAGCGCATAAGTAGTTCGTACATTTTGTGTCCTGTACACTATATGGTATCATCACTTGCTATTTTTAAGAATGTAAGCATTTGGCTTTATCATGGGGGGAACAATGGGGGGCAGTAATGCTGTCAGGAACACAGAGTTTTGTTTCTCCTCGATGGACTGTggtctctttctccccctgtaGGTGACTTTGTGATACTGCTGAACTCAGGCATGAGTATCCCTCAGGCGATTTTCTTCAACCTGCTGTCGGCCATGTCATGCTACCTCGGCCTGGCCATTGGCATCGTGGTGGGGAGCAACTTCGCTCCCAACATCATCTTTGCATTGGCTGGAGGCATGTTCCTCTACATTGCACTGGCTGACATGGTaagtaatccatccatccattatctaacggACTTATTCCTGGGTCATGGGGAGGTCATTGGTCGAGAGACAAGAATACACCTGGGACAGGTTGGCAAACcactgcagggcacacacaattcactcgTGCACttatacctacaggcaatttagactctccaattatcCTAACTTGCGAGTCTTTGGGCTGTGGAAGGAAACTAGAGTGCACCACCGTCCTGTTAGTGAACTACACTCTCCAAAATAATGTTTCCAAAATGACCCCTTTGATTCTATAGAACAGTGGTaaccaaactcggtcctggagtacccctgtatatgctgctttttgttttaataagctgttcatttttcttaattaggtgctttttatGTCTAGAGAGATTTAAACCAAATTTTTTCAGATAGCTGAGCATACCATAAAGAATAACAtttccatgttcatattgtgcttttaacaatacatacatttttctgaaaaactgcataaaaagtggtaaaatatttttaacttatcaaattaaagactgaagtgaatcagtaggctcctaattggtgaagaTGTGGACACTTGGCCATCAAAACTAACCATTTtggaagataatgaagaattgacaggcaaagcaaatgataagaaggcaaacctgcattgtgttgatatatttaaggaaaaaaaacaaatgaaattaaatgtaaaagaaaattgcacttagGATGACTGCATTTTTGTTTAGAGCCCTTCATGCGTGTTTTACTAGTTGGATTTGCTGCTTTTAACCTGtgaaagaacctatgcacttgtaaatcgctttggattaaaagcgtctgccaaatgactaaaatgtaaatgtaaaaatgcatattcaaTTACCTGATGCATATTCAACTACCATATTCAACTGAGGTTAATCTATTAGTTAACCTCAGTCTTGTATTTGTTACCTCTTCTggtcattttattcttcatgccttcatgctatttctggcataatgtggtttaaggtaaacaatccatgttaaaatgaaaagaaccTAATTActaaaaaacattaactttattttttaaattatttaatggcAATTGGGGTGGAATAAAaaccaccatacacacacaggggcactcCAGGACCAAGTCTGGGAACCACTGCTATAGAAGTTCAAGTgctctttgtcaggcaaaatggttctttgtctgggacaCTTcacacacctatgatagagggttgtataaaaacagaaaatggttcctctatggagacaagcccaAGAAACCTTTTTTCTTTAGAGTTGCACTCAGCACAGATTAAGAACATAATCCGCA
Encoded here:
- the slc39a8 gene encoding metal cation symporter ZIP8 codes for the protein MSTARPRVVNIMTILVAATCILAPVVSVQVSTFLEDIFIFYGERDTLSTENLEKMLQLLETRNPDQILEGGNLSIQSKCLSANDILSEYGFSNLSELSAGHLERICPALLNQAVLPPCPINAPVTEEPLHAHDVWGFGVLAVTIINLAALLGLALIPFTKKPYFPKVLTYFIGLAIGTLFSNAVLQLIPEALGFDPKSDNYTAKAVGIFGGFYLLFFIERILQMALKIHTEPAHSHFSPPDQLQNGDVAGKVEVIAVTSFSNVNSDKASMTSELAEQEMHVTTGTCRWLRGERVSKIKTVAWMITLSDAVHNFIDGLAIGASFTVSLLTGFSTSIAIVCEEFPHELGDFVILLNSGMSIPQAIFFNLLSAMSCYLGLAIGIVVGSNFAPNIIFALAGGMFLYIALADMYPEMNAIMAEQERSAKNSIIFFVIQNLGLLTGFTIILLITMFAGEINLG